The genomic segment CGGTAAACAACGGGAAGAGAAAGTTAAGCGGTTTGCGCCCAAAGCTAATGTCCAAACTGATAGTGATGAGGAATTAGCTCTACTGCAACAAAACCCAATTGATATTCTTGTTTGTACAGATGTACTATCAGAAGGTCAAAACCTGCAAGATGCTGGGGTGTTAGTTAACTATGACTTGCACTGGAACCCAGTCCGCATGATTCAAAGGGCAGGACGCATTGACCGACTGGGAACAGATTATGATGAACTGTTTATATACAATTGCTTTCCAGAACAGGGACTAGAGACGCTATTAGGGTTAGTTAGAAGATTACAAGAGCGCATTGCCACCATTGACCGTGAGGTAGGGCTAGACGGTAGTGTACTAGGTGAAACTATTTCTGGTAAATCATTAGACGAACTGTACAAACTCAAGATGGCTGACACCGATGCAGAAAAACAAGCCATTTTAGAGGAACTAGAACAAGCATCTGATTTGGTATCTCTAGATGAAATGAGATTACCCCTACTAGAGTTTTTACAACAAGCAAGCAAAGAACTAATTGATGATATCCCCTTTGGTATTCATAGCACCTGGAATAAACCCATACCCCACCCCAACGTTCCTGATGGGGGAATATTCTTTGCTTTTCGGGTACAAGACAAACACTTTTGGCACTTTTACCCACGCATTGATAATGCTATCTCCCTAGACCCTGATAGGTTGATTAGCGACAAACGCACCATTTTTAACTGGCTTAAATGCCAATCTTCAGACTTTCCTAAACCCGATGAATTACCACCAGTCCAGTTTGATAACCGCATTTTCTCTGTTTTAGAAAGAGCCATAGGCAATCTGTTTAACTCTTTCCAACAACAGCAAACGGCTAAAGGCATTAAACCGCAAATGCCCAAGCTATTACAAAGCATTCATCATGCTCTCACCCAGCCTGATTTATTTCAAAGTGAACCAATTGATGAAGAAGCTAAAGAACGGGTGTTAAAGGTAATCACTACCGTTAATTCTCGGAGTTATGAGCGAGATGTTAAAGCAATTTGGGAGTTATTCAAAGAACATAAAAATGTCAGCTTACTTATTTCTGAGTTAGATGAATATTTTGTAGACACTGACCAATATGAGGAACTTACAGATGACCAAGACATAAGACCAGCAGAAATTATCCAGCAAAAAGATATTAAATTGATTTGCTATGAGTGGTTTAAACCAGATACAAGCGAGGGAAAGTAGAGTGTGCGATGCTTAGGTTGGCAAGGTACGCAGTCAGTTAAGTTAAATCCGTCAAATTGACTAAAACAAATTTTACAAAACAACTTATGCAACAAATTTCAGAGCAAACATTACTGCAAATTGAGCATTACTTTCATGAACTTATCAGAGAGAGAGCAGGAGATTTGATTGATAGTCAAAAATTAGAGCTTCCCAAGCTAGCACCTATTTTAAATTCTCAAGATTCTGCACATTGGTTTCCAATTCCGGGAATGTATGGTGGGTTTAGTTATTGGTTAGCAGTTCAAGACCAACAAGTTGCACTTATTACTGAAAGTTGGTGCAGAGTCGTGGGAGGCTCAGGGCAAAGGCACAAAATTACAGACCAAGGGATTGAGTTATTAGAAGAAGGGTTTGTATAGTATTTTAGGAAAAATTAAATGCCGATCGCCCCCAAAATCAAGCAAGGAAATCTACGAAACAATCACCTAATGATTATTTCAAGGCAACCCCAAGTATTACCGCCTCATAGACGGTATCTGCGGCTTTGAGCAAGTTATTGATATTCAACATTTTTTCCGAGAGATTCAAATAAGTTATCAGAAGAAATATCTATATGTCTACATTTGATTCTACTAAAACAAGACTAGAAACTTTACTGAAAGATATCATCACAGGTGAAATTCAACTACCCGATTTCCAACGGGGATGGGTTTGGGATGATGAACACATTCGTTCACTGTTAGTCAGTATTGCGCGTTCTTTCCCTGTGGGAGCAATTATGCTGCTTGAGGCTGGTGGTGATGCTAAGTTTAAAGCCCGTCCTGTTGAGGGAGTAGATCCAACACAAGCAACACTTGATAAATTGAAAAAGCTTATTCTCGATGGGCAACAACGGCTGACTTCATTAACGCAAGTATTAATATTTAAGCAACCCGTTCAAACTCGTGACTCTAAGAAAAAATTAGTACAGCGTTATTACTATATTGATATTGAAACGGCCTTATTAGGGCCAGAACATTACGAAAGTGCAATTATTAGCATTGATGCAAATCGTATTCAAAAAGAGAACTTTGGGCGTGATGTCAAACTTGACCTCAGTACGCCAGAAAAGGAATATGAACACTTTTACTTTCCTTGTAATCAAATTCTCAACGCAGGTGCTTGGGAAGTAGGATTAAATAAGTATGATGCAAATCATGGCTCAAATAAATTGAGCCGCTATATGGAATTTCGTACCCAAGTTCTTGATGAATTTCGTTATTATGAGCTACCCATCATTGAACTCAATCGCAACAATAAAAAGGAAGCTGTTTGCCTAGTATTCGAGAAAGTAAATACTGGTGGTGTTAACCTCTCGGTTTTTGAACTTTTAACTGCCACCTATGCTGCTGATAACATCAACTTGCGGGATGAATGGTTTGGTAATATTCAAGAAGGAATTGAAGGGATTCAACCGTACCTCAGAAAACAACGTTTATTACATGAAGTTGAACCGACAGAGTTTTTCCAGGGATTAACGCTACTGTACAGTTTGGAGAAACGCCAGCAAGACTTAAAAGCAGGTAAAACTGGCAAGCAAATAACAGGTGTGACTGCCAAGCGCGAAGCCGTTCTATCTTTAACTGTAGATGCTTTACAAAAATGGAAACAGCCTCTTAAGCAAGGTTATTGGAAAGCTGCAAAATTCTTACGACAGCAATCGTTTTTCTCAACTAGCGATTTACCTTACCGCACTCAACTTATTCCTCTTGCCGCAGTCATGGCGTTGCTTGGCGATCGCTGGCTGGAACCGAAAATTCATGACAAAATCGCCCGTTGGTTCTGGTGCGGTATCCTTGGCGAATTGTACGGCGGGGCAGTTGAAAGCCGTATGGCTTTGGATATTCAAGAGCTTATCG from the Nostoc sp. C052 genome contains:
- a CDS encoding DUF262 domain-containing protein, giving the protein MSTFDSTKTRLETLLKDIITGEIQLPDFQRGWVWDDEHIRSLLVSIARSFPVGAIMLLEAGGDAKFKARPVEGVDPTQATLDKLKKLILDGQQRLTSLTQVLIFKQPVQTRDSKKKLVQRYYYIDIETALLGPEHYESAIISIDANRIQKENFGRDVKLDLSTPEKEYEHFYFPCNQILNAGAWEVGLNKYDANHGSNKLSRYMEFRTQVLDEFRYYELPIIELNRNNKKEAVCLVFEKVNTGGVNLSVFELLTATYAADNINLRDEWFGNIQEGIEGIQPYLRKQRLLHEVEPTEFFQGLTLLYSLEKRQQDLKAGKTGKQITGVTAKREAVLSLTVDALQKWKQPLKQGYWKAAKFLRQQSFFSTSDLPYRTQLIPLAAVMALLGDRWLEPKIHDKIARWFWCGILGELYGGAVESRMALDIQELIDWIEDGKEEPATVRDANFQPARLGTLRSRTSAAYKGINTLIQREGSQDFFWKSTIRDLDETDWEGRRLDIHHIFPKSWCDKQGIPASRYNSILNKTPISFIANRMIGGKAPSQYLVQLQKHDSVQLDDAGMNAILATHQIDAITLRQDDFEGFMASRQRMILAKIEAAMGKPVLAVDDSAYSDVTDEEE